One segment of Anatilimnocola aggregata DNA contains the following:
- a CDS encoding BON domain-containing protein, which yields MVAPCSDSVLLDSDRSLQLRIISHLAQSHHQALRRLVVDVHEGLVTLRGQVRWFYEKQLAIQHCQAEGARQLIDAVEVSVS from the coding sequence ATGGTTGCTCCGTGCTCTGATTCCGTGCTGCTCGATTCCGATCGTAGCCTGCAATTACGGATCATTTCCCATCTGGCTCAAAGTCATCATCAGGCTTTGCGGCGGTTGGTTGTCGATGTGCACGAAGGACTCGTGACGTTGCGGGGACAGGTCCGCTGGTTCTACGAGAAGCAGCTGGCCATTCAGCATTGCCAAGCTGAGGGTGCTCGTCAGTTGATCGATGCTGTCGAAGTTTCGGTCAGCTAA
- a CDS encoding P-II family nitrogen regulator: MVKIEAIVRHHRLDEIKNALVTAGFHGLTVTEVRGFGRQKGQKETYRGAEYKIDFIPKLKIELVVPSESADKAISSIVKTAQTGQIGDGKIFVSEIKEAIRIRTGETGGTAL, translated from the coding sequence ATGGTGAAGATTGAGGCGATTGTTCGGCATCACCGCTTGGATGAGATCAAGAATGCCCTGGTCACGGCTGGTTTTCACGGCTTGACGGTCACGGAAGTGCGCGGTTTCGGCCGCCAGAAGGGGCAAAAAGAAACGTACCGCGGAGCTGAGTACAAGATCGACTTCATTCCCAAGCTCAAGATCGAATTGGTGGTTCCTTCGGAATCGGCCGATAAGGCGATCAGTTCGATCGTAAAGACCGCCCAAACCGGTCAAATCGGCGACGGCAAGATTTTTGTGTCTGAGATCAAGGAAGCCATCCGCATTCGCACCGGCGAAACCGGCGGCACGGCTCTTTAA
- a CDS encoding nucleotidyltransferase domain-containing protein: MNFDPRLHKQVAEHPYPLLFATISGAHLYGFPSPDSDFDLRGVHVLPLRNVVGMVPGEETVEKSGIHDGLEIDLVTHDARKFFELMLKKNGYVLEQLLSPLVIHTTPEHAELKALATGCVTRHHAHHYLGFAATQWKLFRKEDPPHVKPLLYVYRVLLTGIHLMRSGEVEANLVHLNETAKLPYIPELIARKTGGPEKGRLEQADLAFHQREYERLTAQLEEAYAGSSLPEAASGAAEMNELLVRIRLQQ, encoded by the coding sequence ATGAACTTTGACCCTCGTCTCCACAAGCAAGTCGCCGAGCATCCGTACCCGCTCCTCTTCGCCACGATCAGCGGTGCGCACCTGTACGGCTTTCCTTCCCCCGATTCCGACTTTGACCTGCGCGGCGTTCACGTTCTGCCGCTGCGGAATGTTGTCGGGATGGTGCCTGGAGAAGAGACCGTCGAGAAATCGGGCATCCACGATGGCCTCGAAATTGATCTGGTGACGCACGACGCCAGAAAGTTCTTCGAGCTGATGCTGAAGAAAAACGGCTATGTGCTGGAGCAGTTACTCTCGCCGCTAGTGATTCATACAACCCCCGAGCATGCGGAGCTGAAGGCGCTGGCAACTGGTTGCGTTACCCGTCATCATGCGCACCACTACCTGGGCTTTGCTGCCACGCAGTGGAAATTGTTCCGGAAGGAAGATCCGCCGCATGTGAAGCCGTTGCTTTACGTGTATCGCGTGCTTCTGACCGGCATTCACTTGATGCGCAGCGGCGAAGTCGAGGCCAATCTCGTTCACCTCAATGAGACAGCCAAGCTGCCATATATCCCAGAGCTGATTGCGCGCAAAACGGGCGGCCCCGAGAAGGGCCGGCTGGAACAAGCGGACCTGGCATTTCACCAGCGGGAGTATGAGCGCCTGACTGCCCAACTCGAGGAAGCGTATGCAGGCAGCTCGTTGCCTGAAGCAGCAAGTGGTGCCGCGGAGATGAACGAGCTGCTGGTGCGAATTCGTCTGCAGCAGTGA
- the tkt gene encoding transketolase encodes MATAELSVGIEQLAINTIRTLAMDAVQKANSGHPGTPMALAPVAYQIWNNNLKLDPANPLWPCRDRFVLSCGHASMLLYSMIHLAGLKKVDKKGVQHDEPALSLDDLKNFRQLGSPCAGHPEFGDATGIETTTGPLGQGCGNSVGMAMGAKWLAARYNRPGFDLFENNVYVLCSDGDIMEGVACEAASLAGHLQLDNLIWVYDDNNITIEGETELAFSEDVATRFQGLGWNTIVVEDANDLTAIQGAIDNFHSTEHKPTLVVLRSIIGWGSPNKANTHNAHGAPLGEDEIVLTKRAYGWPENEKFLVPGEVRKQFEKGIGARGSKAYSDWAAKFADYKAKFPQEAAELDAMWAGNLPAGFDAGIPVFPADAKGMATRISSGKVLNGLAKHYPWMIGGSADLAPSTMTMLEFEGAGHFGPHNYAGRNLHFGIREHGMAAACNGLSLMGIRPYCATFFVFTDYLRPSMRLSSIMHRPVTYVFTHDSIGLGEDGPTHQPVEHLAAARAIPGLAVVRPGDANEVGECYREVMKRLKQPAAMVLTRQNVPTIDRTKFAPAAMAAKGGYILAEAKSGKPEVILIATGSELDIGMKAWEQLTAGGVEARLVSMPCCEWFEEQDQKYRDEVLPPTVVNRVAIEAGIRQSWDRYLGFQGRFVGMSSFGASGPFNLLYKHFALTPENVVTQVMGLLGK; translated from the coding sequence ATGGCAACTGCAGAGCTTTCCGTTGGCATCGAACAATTGGCAATCAACACCATCCGCACGCTGGCGATGGATGCCGTTCAAAAGGCCAATAGCGGCCACCCTGGCACGCCGATGGCATTGGCCCCGGTCGCCTATCAAATCTGGAACAACAACCTGAAGCTCGACCCGGCCAATCCCCTTTGGCCCTGCCGCGACCGTTTCGTCCTTTCCTGCGGCCACGCGTCGATGCTTCTCTATTCGATGATTCACCTCGCCGGGCTGAAGAAGGTCGACAAGAAGGGGGTGCAGCACGATGAGCCAGCCCTGTCGCTCGACGATCTGAAAAACTTTCGTCAACTCGGCAGCCCATGTGCCGGCCACCCGGAATTCGGCGATGCGACGGGCATCGAAACCACTACGGGTCCGCTCGGCCAAGGCTGCGGCAACAGCGTCGGCATGGCGATGGGTGCCAAATGGCTAGCCGCTCGCTACAATCGCCCCGGCTTCGATCTGTTCGAAAACAATGTCTACGTCCTCTGCAGCGACGGCGACATCATGGAAGGCGTGGCTTGCGAAGCCGCTTCGCTCGCCGGCCACCTGCAACTCGATAACCTGATTTGGGTCTACGACGATAACAACATCACCATCGAAGGCGAAACAGAACTCGCCTTCAGCGAAGATGTCGCCACGCGGTTCCAAGGTCTTGGCTGGAACACTATCGTTGTTGAAGACGCCAACGACCTGACGGCTATTCAGGGTGCCATCGATAACTTCCATAGCACCGAGCACAAGCCCACACTGGTTGTCCTCCGCAGCATCATTGGCTGGGGTTCGCCCAACAAGGCGAACACTCACAACGCTCACGGTGCTCCGCTGGGCGAAGACGAAATCGTGCTGACGAAGCGGGCCTATGGCTGGCCCGAGAATGAAAAGTTCCTGGTCCCTGGCGAAGTTCGCAAGCAATTCGAAAAGGGAATCGGAGCCCGCGGCAGCAAGGCTTACAGCGACTGGGCTGCGAAGTTCGCCGACTACAAGGCCAAGTTTCCGCAGGAAGCAGCCGAGCTCGATGCCATGTGGGCCGGCAACTTGCCCGCTGGTTTCGATGCCGGGATTCCCGTCTTCCCCGCCGATGCAAAGGGGATGGCCACTCGCATCTCGTCGGGCAAGGTTCTCAATGGCCTGGCCAAGCACTATCCGTGGATGATTGGCGGTTCAGCGGACCTCGCCCCGTCAACCATGACCATGCTCGAATTCGAAGGTGCCGGGCACTTCGGCCCGCACAACTATGCCGGTCGCAATCTGCACTTCGGCATTCGCGAGCACGGCATGGCCGCAGCCTGCAACGGGCTGTCGCTGATGGGGATTCGCCCTTACTGTGCGACGTTCTTCGTCTTCACCGACTATCTCCGCCCCAGCATGCGGCTAAGCAGCATCATGCACCGCCCAGTCACTTATGTTTTCACTCACGATTCGATCGGTCTGGGCGAAGACGGCCCAACCCATCAGCCGGTCGAACATCTGGCCGCAGCCCGCGCCATTCCTGGCCTGGCGGTTGTTCGTCCCGGCGATGCCAACGAAGTGGGCGAATGCTATCGCGAAGTCATGAAGCGTTTGAAGCAACCCGCTGCGATGGTGCTGACTCGGCAGAACGTGCCAACCATCGACCGGACCAAGTTTGCCCCCGCAGCGATGGCTGCCAAGGGTGGGTACATCCTCGCCGAAGCCAAGAGCGGCAAGCCCGAGGTGATTCTCATCGCGACTGGCAGCGAGCTCGATATCGGCATGAAGGCCTGGGAACAACTGACCGCGGGTGGCGTTGAGGCTCGCCTCGTCAGCATGCCCTGCTGCGAATGGTTCGAAGAACAGGACCAGAAGTATCGCGACGAAGTCCTGCCGCCAACCGTGGTCAATCGCGTCGCCATCGAAGCGGGCATTCGCCAAAGCTGGGACCGCTACCTCGGTTTTCAAGGTCGCTTTGTCGGCATGTCGTCGTTCGGTGCGAGCGGACCTTTCAACCTGCTCTATAAGCACTTCGCGCTCACGCCCGAAAACGTCGTAACTCAAGTGATGGGCCTGCTCGGTAAATAG
- a CDS encoding RecQ family ATP-dependent DNA helicase has translation MSPQEILSARFGIAAFKPGQHAVIEQLLAGNSAAAVFPTGGGKSLCYQLPALLLPGLTLVVSPLIALMKDQIDALDRRGIAAARIDSTLAAGETAAVMQRIRSGEIKLLYVAPERFNNERFREAIERMHVSLFAVDEAHCISEWGHNFRPDYLKLVRFANRCRAERLLALTATATPEVLRDICREFKIEPQAAIRTGFFRPNLALQASTVSSPNRDALLIEKLHARPPGASIVYVTLQKTAEQVAERLAAAGFAAKAYHAGLETEERTAVQNWFRDSHQPIVVATIAFGMGIDKADIRYVYHYNLPKSLENYSQEIGRSGRDGLPATCELLVCAADLQVLENFALGDTPSAEAVQSLVKYIFRQPEQFDVSLYDLSSKHDIKQLVVRTLLVYLELGEWIEEGTAFYDTYSFQPHCTSAEILQQFEGERREFLASVLRQAQKAKTWFKLDLTRASEVTGAPRDRIVRALDYLAEQKLLTLKAEGVRNRFTLLRKPDDVVALAAELHAKLVARETRELDRLQQVLSLVSQPSCITAQLCEHFGETLNQPCGTCTFCVTGQPLHLETPAEQAIPDKLWQQALQLRQQYEILRSPRDFTRFLCGLTSPGLTKARASREALFGSLTHIPYRQIYQRALQ, from the coding sequence ATGTCCCCTCAAGAAATCCTCTCCGCTCGCTTTGGCATTGCAGCCTTCAAGCCCGGGCAGCACGCGGTGATTGAGCAGCTGCTGGCAGGTAATTCGGCAGCTGCGGTGTTTCCGACGGGTGGTGGGAAGAGTCTCTGTTATCAATTGCCGGCGCTATTGCTGCCTGGATTGACGCTGGTCGTTTCGCCGCTGATTGCGCTGATGAAAGATCAAATCGATGCATTGGACCGCCGCGGGATTGCTGCCGCCAGGATCGATTCGACCCTGGCGGCTGGCGAAACCGCAGCCGTCATGCAGCGGATTCGTAGCGGCGAGATCAAGTTGCTGTATGTAGCTCCCGAGCGTTTCAACAACGAACGCTTTCGCGAAGCGATCGAGCGGATGCATGTTTCGCTGTTCGCGGTCGACGAAGCACACTGCATCTCGGAGTGGGGTCATAACTTTCGTCCCGACTATCTCAAGCTCGTCCGTTTTGCCAATCGGTGCCGAGCCGAACGACTGCTCGCGCTCACTGCGACGGCTACGCCCGAAGTGCTCCGTGATATTTGCCGCGAATTCAAAATCGAACCGCAGGCGGCGATTCGCACCGGCTTCTTCCGCCCCAATCTGGCGCTGCAGGCCAGTACCGTTTCCTCGCCCAATCGCGATGCACTCCTCATTGAGAAGCTGCACGCGCGGCCACCGGGCGCGAGCATCGTTTACGTCACGTTGCAAAAGACCGCCGAGCAAGTGGCCGAGCGACTCGCGGCGGCTGGCTTCGCAGCGAAAGCTTATCACGCGGGATTGGAGACCGAAGAACGAACTGCCGTGCAGAACTGGTTCCGCGATAGCCACCAGCCCATTGTCGTGGCCACGATTGCCTTTGGTATGGGGATCGATAAAGCGGACATTCGTTATGTTTATCACTACAACTTGCCGAAGAGCCTGGAAAACTATTCGCAGGAAATTGGTCGCTCGGGGCGCGACGGCTTGCCGGCCACCTGCGAGTTGCTGGTGTGCGCGGCCGATCTGCAAGTGCTCGAAAACTTTGCGCTCGGCGATACCCCGTCGGCCGAAGCGGTGCAGTCACTCGTGAAGTACATTTTCCGCCAGCCCGAGCAGTTCGATGTCTCGCTCTACGATCTTTCCAGCAAGCACGATATCAAGCAGTTGGTCGTCCGCACGCTGCTCGTCTATTTGGAACTGGGCGAATGGATCGAAGAAGGAACCGCGTTCTACGACACCTATTCGTTTCAGCCTCACTGTACGTCGGCCGAAATCCTGCAGCAGTTCGAAGGTGAGCGGCGCGAGTTCCTCGCCAGTGTGCTGCGGCAAGCGCAAAAGGCGAAGACCTGGTTCAAGCTCGACCTGACTCGCGCCAGCGAAGTGACCGGCGCGCCGCGCGACCGCATCGTGCGTGCGCTCGACTATCTGGCCGAACAAAAGCTCCTCACGCTGAAAGCTGAAGGTGTCCGCAATCGCTTCACGCTGTTGCGCAAGCCCGACGACGTCGTAGCGCTCGCCGCAGAACTGCATGCCAAGCTCGTCGCGCGCGAAACTCGCGAACTCGATCGTTTGCAGCAAGTCCTGTCGCTGGTCAGCCAGCCAAGCTGCATTACCGCGCAGTTGTGCGAGCATTTTGGCGAAACACTCAACCAGCCTTGCGGCACCTGCACCTTTTGCGTAACAGGCCAACCGCTCCATCTCGAAACACCGGCCGAGCAAGCGATTCCCGACAAGCTTTGGCAGCAAGCCCTGCAGCTCCGCCAGCAGTACGAGATTCTCCGCTCGCCGCGCGACTTCACTCGCTTCTTGTGCGGCCTAACCTCGCCGGGCCTGACGAAAGCCCGCGCCTCGCGCGAGGCCCTGTTCGGCTCGCTCACGCACATTCCTTATCGCCAGATCTATCAGCGGGCATTGCAATAG
- a CDS encoding sugar phosphate isomerase/epimerase family protein, with the protein MRGLELHGRELSRLAISEITTFRWSFEEDLQHYQAAGISALGIWRQKLTDFGADRGVELLLHRGLRASSLQWAGGFTGSEGGTHDESIDDACEAIRLASALGAPCLILHSGSRGIHTHKHARRLLRTAIDQLLPLAEALQVCLALEPMPREVGTDWTFLHDWNETLGLINDVGSEHLRAVLDLYYWGNDEKTLARLPELAPKLTLVQLADARQPPQLEPNRTPLGDGNLPLHSITEQLTAAGYHGYFEVELMGEEIEASDYHDLLRRSQQFFDRLPTT; encoded by the coding sequence ATGCGCGGTTTGGAACTCCACGGTCGAGAACTCTCTCGTCTCGCGATCAGCGAGATTACGACCTTCCGCTGGTCGTTCGAAGAAGATCTGCAGCACTATCAGGCAGCTGGAATTTCGGCCCTGGGCATCTGGCGACAAAAGCTGACGGACTTTGGTGCGGACCGCGGTGTCGAACTGCTGCTTCATCGCGGCCTGCGGGCTAGCAGCCTGCAATGGGCCGGCGGTTTTACGGGGAGCGAAGGGGGGACGCACGACGAAAGCATCGACGACGCCTGCGAAGCCATTCGGCTGGCCAGTGCCCTGGGTGCCCCCTGCCTGATCCTGCACAGCGGCTCACGGGGCATCCACACCCACAAGCACGCGCGCCGCTTGCTCCGAACCGCCATCGATCAACTCCTGCCGCTGGCTGAAGCCCTGCAGGTTTGCCTGGCCCTGGAACCGATGCCCCGCGAAGTGGGCACCGACTGGACCTTTCTGCACGACTGGAACGAGACCCTCGGGCTGATCAACGACGTCGGCAGCGAGCACCTCCGCGCGGTCCTCGATTTGTACTACTGGGGGAATGACGAAAAGACACTGGCTCGCCTCCCCGAACTGGCTCCCAAGCTCACCCTGGTTCAACTGGCCGATGCCCGCCAGCCTCCGCAACTCGAACCGAATCGCACCCCGCTAGGCGATGGCAACTTGCCCCTGCACAGCATTACCGAGCAACTGACCGCTGCTGGCTATCACGGCTACTTCGAAGTCGAGCTGATGGGGGAAGAAATCGAAGCCAGCGACTACCACGACTTGCTCCGCCGCTCGCAGCAATTCTTCGATCGATTGCCTACGACTTAG
- a CDS encoding nucleotidyltransferase domain-containing protein codes for MADHVDHNSNLIFSIGTQVVTLRNITGEGGRILLPQGSVGVVVRAPADLVHSYRIRFLDGREESLRREDVMLLARFKEGEIGDSQVTAGRNDLFSRVIFRCVIGSRAYGLESEQSDTDYRGIYLPVADLHWSLYGVPDQIERQETQEQYWELQRFLVLALKANPNVLECLYTPIIEKITPLGEELLQMRSSFLSRLVFQTYNGYVTSQFKKMQADIRNQGQVKWKHVMHLIRLLIAGISVLRQGFVPVRVDEQREQLLAIKRGEVAWSETEKLRLSLHRDFEQAVQLTSLPERPDYERANALLLKARRAAMQEELP; via the coding sequence GTGGCAGATCACGTCGACCATAACTCGAACCTCATTTTCTCGATTGGCACGCAGGTCGTCACGCTGCGGAACATCACGGGTGAAGGAGGACGCATTCTGCTGCCCCAAGGCTCGGTAGGGGTTGTCGTGCGTGCTCCGGCCGATCTGGTGCACTCGTACCGCATTCGCTTTCTCGATGGGCGAGAAGAATCGTTGCGCCGCGAGGATGTGATGCTGCTGGCGCGGTTCAAGGAGGGAGAGATCGGCGACTCACAAGTGACGGCCGGACGTAACGATTTGTTCTCGCGCGTGATTTTTCGCTGCGTCATCGGCTCGCGAGCTTACGGGCTCGAAAGCGAACAGTCCGATACCGACTACCGCGGCATCTATCTGCCGGTGGCCGATCTCCATTGGTCGCTGTATGGAGTGCCGGACCAGATCGAGCGGCAAGAAACGCAGGAGCAGTACTGGGAACTGCAGCGGTTTCTGGTCTTGGCGTTGAAGGCGAACCCCAACGTGCTCGAGTGCCTCTATACACCAATCATCGAGAAGATTACTCCGCTCGGCGAAGAACTGCTGCAAATGCGGTCGTCGTTTTTGTCGCGTCTGGTTTTTCAGACGTACAACGGATACGTCACATCGCAGTTCAAGAAGATGCAGGCCGATATCCGCAATCAAGGACAAGTGAAGTGGAAGCATGTGATGCACCTGATCCGACTGTTAATTGCGGGCATCAGCGTGCTGCGCCAGGGCTTTGTGCCCGTGCGAGTGGACGAGCAGCGCGAGCAACTGCTGGCCATTAAGCGGGGCGAAGTCGCGTGGAGCGAAACCGAGAAGCTGCGGCTCAGCTTGCATCGTGACTTTGAGCAGGCCGTGCAACTGACAAGTTTGCCCGAGCGACCGGACTACGAACGCGCGAACGCTTTACTCCTCAAAGCGAGGCGGGCCGCGATGCAGGAGGAACTACCATGA
- a CDS encoding RNA ligase family protein: MFDIREVDLHKLNSLTKYPSIFTYHALGDKGVLRDEVRIPFAGRMIGSEKVDGTNTRIICCPDGSVLLGSREDLLWERRDLIGNSAMGIVELLKETVNRLAPVICEPDQIAVYYVELYGRNIGAGAKNYSRTGNAGFRLFDAMFIENFGELLAWPADKLALWRDQGGQPFVHHDRLQDLAMRLGLQPVPALFDLDATQLPTDLPGMYEFLVSFGQTRCPLDDEAQGVPEGIVVRSPDRARIAKIRREDYERTLKRRPKK, translated from the coding sequence ATGTTCGACATTCGGGAAGTCGATCTGCACAAACTAAACAGCTTGACGAAGTATCCGTCAATTTTTACGTATCACGCTTTGGGCGATAAGGGCGTGCTGCGCGATGAGGTCCGGATTCCATTTGCGGGCCGCATGATTGGCAGCGAGAAAGTGGATGGCACCAATACGCGCATCATCTGCTGCCCCGACGGCAGCGTTCTGCTGGGCAGCCGCGAAGATCTGCTGTGGGAACGTCGTGACTTGATTGGCAACTCAGCCATGGGCATCGTCGAGTTGCTCAAGGAAACTGTGAATCGCCTGGCCCCCGTGATTTGCGAACCGGACCAGATTGCCGTCTATTACGTCGAGTTGTATGGACGAAACATCGGTGCTGGTGCAAAGAACTATTCTCGCACCGGAAATGCCGGTTTCCGTTTGTTCGACGCGATGTTCATAGAGAACTTTGGCGAACTGTTGGCCTGGCCAGCGGACAAACTGGCGCTGTGGAGGGATCAAGGTGGACAGCCCTTTGTTCATCACGACCGTTTGCAAGATCTGGCGATGCGGCTTGGCTTGCAACCGGTTCCGGCGCTGTTTGATTTGGATGCCACGCAGCTGCCAACGGACTTGCCAGGCATGTATGAGTTTCTCGTGAGCTTCGGACAGACTCGTTGCCCATTGGATGACGAAGCACAGGGCGTACCAGAGGGGATAGTTGTTCGCAGTCCTGACCGTGCTCGAATCGCCAAGATTCGGCGCGAAGACTACGAGCGCACGCTGAAGCGGCGACCGAAGAAATAG
- a CDS encoding DUF1592 domain-containing protein: protein MSNRHLFVAALVLCCFDIGASTAADPASEKLLAEVRPVLQKHCLGCHSGTEPKGELRLDQLGTDLTAKETREAWQNVHEQLRIGAMPPKEKPRPTKEELTQLTTWIDARLAAAEERKRAATGRVVLRRMNRIEYENTVRDLLGIETPLRELLPLDTSAAGFDNVGEALHTSSFLLDRYLEAADTAINQAISNRPQPPTLVKKRLSLQDSHQVKNTTEKVFRKREDGSVVLFCSSLWQSVGLSHFYPQDRGRYRFRLSASAIQNKAEPVTFRILSGAGGMGGPKAHLVGYFDVRDEEPRVIEFVDHMEPRTSITILPYGLPSAQAINKIGADVYDGPGLAIDWVDVEGPLHETWPPESHQRLFGDMKQGSFPIYNQRDRVEVISEQPLVDAERIVKKFARRAFRRSVTDEELKPFLALFSASLDEKQTFEQAIRVALAAIMVSPEFLFLKEEPGQLNDFALASRLSYFLWSSMPDEELLSLAEQGLLKKSGRVGERERESKDVLGDQVERLLRHPKSHAFTENFVGQWLNLREIDATNPSHILYPEMDDMLKASMVRETELFFAEVLSNNRPLTNFVSSDFSMLNGRLARHYGIPGVAGWEFQKVQLPADSHRGGLLTMASVLKVTANGTHTSPVVRGAFVLDRILGTPPPKPPENIAGLEPDIRGATTIRQQLAKHRQLDSCASCHVQIDPPGFALESFDVIGGYREFYRTSGSGKAVMIDGKRMPYLQGPPIDPADKLADGRAFANIDEFKQLLLTDKDQLTRALATKLITYGTGAPPETLDAPQLEQIVSRVKAKEYGFRDLIHAIVASELFQQK from the coding sequence ATGAGCAATAGGCACCTATTTGTTGCGGCACTCGTGCTGTGTTGTTTCGATATTGGGGCGTCGACTGCAGCTGATCCTGCCAGTGAAAAACTACTCGCCGAAGTTCGTCCCGTCTTGCAAAAGCATTGCCTCGGCTGTCATAGCGGCACAGAACCCAAAGGCGAACTGCGGCTGGATCAACTCGGCACCGATTTGACCGCCAAAGAGACTCGCGAAGCGTGGCAGAACGTGCATGAGCAACTGCGCATCGGCGCGATGCCCCCCAAAGAGAAGCCGCGGCCCACGAAAGAAGAGCTGACTCAACTGACAACTTGGATCGATGCGCGGCTCGCAGCAGCCGAGGAACGAAAACGCGCGGCCACGGGGCGCGTGGTCCTGCGGCGCATGAATCGTATTGAGTACGAAAATACCGTGCGCGATCTACTCGGCATCGAAACTCCGCTGCGTGAACTGTTGCCGCTCGATACTTCGGCAGCTGGTTTCGATAACGTGGGCGAAGCGCTCCACACGTCGTCGTTTCTGCTCGATCGCTACCTGGAAGCTGCCGATACCGCGATCAATCAGGCAATTTCCAACCGTCCGCAGCCACCGACGCTGGTAAAGAAGCGGCTGAGTCTACAGGACTCGCATCAGGTGAAGAACACGACCGAAAAAGTCTTTCGCAAGCGCGAGGACGGCAGCGTGGTGCTGTTCTGTTCGTCGCTGTGGCAAAGTGTCGGGCTGTCTCACTTTTATCCGCAAGATCGCGGCCGCTATCGCTTTCGCCTCTCGGCGTCGGCCATTCAAAACAAAGCAGAGCCTGTTACCTTTCGCATCTTGAGCGGAGCCGGCGGCATGGGGGGGCCGAAGGCGCATCTGGTCGGCTATTTCGATGTGCGCGACGAAGAGCCGCGGGTGATCGAATTCGTCGATCACATGGAGCCGCGCACCAGCATCACCATCCTGCCCTATGGGCTGCCGAGCGCGCAGGCCATCAACAAGATTGGGGCCGATGTCTACGATGGCCCCGGGCTGGCAATCGACTGGGTCGATGTCGAAGGACCGCTGCATGAGACGTGGCCACCAGAAAGCCATCAGCGTTTGTTTGGTGACATGAAACAAGGATCGTTTCCCATTTACAACCAACGCGACCGGGTGGAAGTGATTTCCGAGCAGCCGCTGGTCGATGCCGAGCGGATTGTGAAAAAGTTCGCCCGCCGCGCGTTTCGCCGCAGTGTGACTGATGAAGAACTGAAGCCGTTTCTCGCTCTGTTCTCCGCCAGCTTGGACGAGAAGCAAACGTTCGAGCAAGCCATTCGCGTGGCCCTGGCCGCAATCATGGTCTCGCCCGAGTTTCTGTTTTTGAAGGAAGAGCCAGGCCAGCTAAACGACTTTGCGCTCGCCAGTCGGCTGTCGTACTTTCTTTGGAGCAGTATGCCGGATGAAGAGTTGCTGAGTTTGGCGGAGCAAGGCTTGTTGAAGAAGAGCGGGAGAGTGGGAGAGAGGGAGAGGGAGAGCAAAGACGTATTGGGAGATCAGGTTGAACGCCTTCTCCGTCATCCAAAAAGTCACGCCTTCACCGAAAACTTCGTCGGGCAATGGCTGAACTTACGCGAGATCGACGCGACCAATCCGAGCCATATCTTGTATCCTGAAATGGACGACATGCTGAAGGCGTCGATGGTCCGCGAGACCGAGCTGTTCTTTGCCGAAGTGTTGAGTAACAACCGGCCACTGACGAACTTTGTGTCGTCCGATTTCAGCATGCTTAACGGCAGATTAGCCAGGCACTACGGTATTCCCGGCGTCGCGGGCTGGGAGTTTCAGAAGGTGCAACTGCCGGCCGATAGTCATCGTGGCGGCTTGTTGACCATGGCCAGCGTGCTGAAGGTGACAGCGAACGGCACGCACACTTCGCCCGTCGTGCGCGGGGCCTTTGTGCTCGATCGCATCCTGGGCACACCGCCCCCCAAACCTCCCGAGAACATCGCCGGGCTCGAACCCGATATTCGGGGTGCCACGACCATCCGCCAGCAGCTGGCCAAGCATCGACAGCTCGACTCATGCGCCAGTTGCCACGTGCAGATCGATCCCCCTGGTTTCGCGCTCGAAAGCTTCGATGTGATCGGCGGCTATCGCGAATTCTATCGCACGAGCGGCAGTGGCAAGGCGGTAATGATCGACGGCAAGCGGATGCCCTATTTGCAAGGCCCGCCCATCGACCCCGCCGACAAACTGGCCGACGGCCGAGCATTCGCCAACATCGACGAGTTCAAACAATTGCTGCTGACCGATAAAGATCAACTCACCCGCGCCTTGGCCACCAAGCTCATCACCTATGGCACCGGTGCCCCACCCGAAACGCTCGACGCTCCGCAGCTGGAACAGATTGTCAGTCGCGTGAAAGCCAAAGAGTACGGCTTCCGCGATTTAATTCACGCGATTGTGGCGAGTGAGTTGTTTCAGCAGAAGTAG